In Ruania alkalisoli, the DNA window GGTCGCAGCCACCAGCGTCAGGCGGGCCTTCTGCCGCAACGCGACCGTCCCGCCCATGCGGTCCCGCGTGCTCGTGGTCTGCAACCTGTTGGTATGCGTCAACAGCAACGCGGTGGCGCCGGTGCGCTTGCAGATCTCCGACCACGGAGCCAGCGCCTGCCTGGCCTGCTGGGTGTCGGCCACTCGGATGCCCGAGGGCACCACATCCAGCCACGCATCGACCACGATCAACGCGGCCTCGTGCTCGAGAGCGGCCTCGTAGACCAGCTGGTGATCACCAGGCACCGTCGGCACCCCGGATCCATCAGCGGCCGTGCACAGCACCTTCACGTGCCGCAGGTCAGCACCGGCAGCTTCCAACCCGGCACGTACCTCGCCCCACAGATCCTCGGTGAGGATCAGCAGCACGTTGCGCGACTCACCAGGCGGTAGCCCGATCGCGGGCATCGCCCGGCCCGTCGTGAGATGAGCAGCCACAGCCACCCACCACAACGACTTCCCGATGCCCTCCTCGCCGACCAGCACCGCAGTCGCAGCCCTGGGAAGCGTGCCCACTGCCAGCCACTCCATCGGACGGTCGTCGAGCTCATGGGCATCCCACACCCGCAATCGCTCCCGGATCTCCTCATTGATCGTCTCGTCACCCTCGAACGGATCGACCAGCTCACTCACGCGACCACCCCGTTTCGCCGCAGCCGGTCACGGACCCGCTCAGCGTGAGCGTGTTCACCACGACGCTCGGCCAGTACGTCCAGCGGCACCCCGTCAGCAGCCACAGCCACCACGGCAGCAGCACGACGGTCCAACTCGGCCTGCTCATCCTCAGCGTGGCCGCGACCGATCTCGATACCGCGCAGCACGCCGGCGGAGTAGTACGCCAACGCGATCGTCTGGGCCCTCGGCGTCATCGAGGCCAGCGTCGGGATCTCGACCTCAGTCACGACGACCACCGCCGTCCACCGGCACCAACTGCACGAGGATCAGCTCGGCGTCGTCACCACGAGCATGAGCACGCTTCACAGCACGCTCGGCCGCCGGCAAGTTGAAGTACAAGTGACGACGCACCGTCTTGCCCCGCACCAGCACCGCGAACGAGGTGCGGAAGAACTCCGCGGCGTCAATCTCTGAGCGAGAGTCTGCGGGGGTCGGTAGAATCGGTGTTGATCGGCCAGCCACCTGATCATCTCGCCCGCCCTCGGTTCCGCAGCCGGGGGCGCTGGCATGTCGGGGATCAAGCAACCGAACCACCACCCGAGGTCAGCTCGGCTTCGGCCTCAGTGGCCTCGTCGGTCAGTTCACGTGCGCGGCGACGGGCACGTGCTGACTTGAGCGCAAGACGCTGGAAGTACGCCTTGCGCAGATGCTCGGCACGACGGGGATCTCCGTCAGCTTGAGCAAGAAACTTGTCGTAGAGCGCTCGACGCGCCGGTGCGGTGCGAGCGGCACGATCAGCGGTTGCGGCCCAACTCTGGTGGGCGGCGATGGAGGCTGCGAGACGACGCTCTGCGTCTGTGGCCATGGGGCGGACCTTTCGGTGCCCGGAGTCACCAGACTCCGGTTCGCCAGTCCATGGCGGGCCGCGTTACCGGCCGTGCGTTGTGCCTCGACTATACGGCATAGCGTGTGCGATCCGAGCGGATGCGAACCTCGGTGTGTTGCGCATTCAGGTCCGCCTGAAACTCCTCGGCGGTGAGCAGGTAGTCGAGGACGTGATCGCACGAGACACCCAACTGCATGCGCGGATCATCCGGGTAACTCAGCGCCGAACTGCTGCGCAGGTAGGTGCGCTCGCGCCAGTGGTTCTCGCCGTCGTAGGTGTTGGCAAGCCGGCCCGCTTCGCTGCTCCGCTGCTCGTTCTCCTCGGGAGAGTACTTGTAGCGCAGCTGGTGTAAGACGGCATCACCGTCTGGCATTGGGATGACATCGAGCAGGAGGCATCGCTTCGGCGCACACCGGTATTGAAGCCGTGGGAGACCGGAGGGGTTGCTCACTGCTGCTACATAAATCTGCTCAGCCATGCTGTCGGAAGATGTCACAGGTCCCCCAGGTTCAGATCTCGAGCTTCGGCAGCTGCACGTTCGGCCGCTCGGGCTTTCGTGTACCGCTGGAGCATGTCCGGCCGGGTCCAGCCGGCTACGGCCATGAGTCCTCCCTCGGATCCACCGGCAGCGAGCCAACGGTGGGCAGCGGTGTGGCGCAGCTGGTGGGGATGGAATCCTTCGAGCCCGGCGAGGCGGGCGCGGTAGGTCAGGCTCCGGTAGAGCCCGTCGTAGCTGAAGCCCTTGCCCCGGTCCCCCAGCCACAGAGCATCGGTTCCGGCGAGCCGGTGCTCGCGCCGCACCCGCATGTAGCGGTCGATCGCCTGTCCAGTCTGCGGACCGAATGGCACCGAGCGGCCCTTGCCACCCTTCCCGCGGCGCACGACGGCGACACCGGCCTTCAGGTCCACGTCGGAGACCAGCAGCCCGACGATCTCGCCGGCGCGGGTGCCGGTCTCGACCATGAAACGGATCAGGGCCGTGTCGCGGCGTTCCCGCAGTTCCCTGCCGGCGCACGCTTTGAGCAGATCACGCAGCTGATCGTCGGTGAGCGGGTGCACCACCTTGTCGTCGAGCTTCGGCGACTTGATCCCGGTCAACGGATCGGTGGGGATCTCGTCCTCGTCGGCGAGCCACTCGGAGAAGCGCCGGACGCCAAGCTGGCGCGATCGCACTGTGGTGGCTTCCCTGCCCGCGTCGAGCAGGTGGGCCGTGAACGCGTTGACGTTCGACTTGTCGATGATCAGCGGGCGGTCGTGCTCGCGGCAGAAGTCGAGGTACTGCTCCACGCCGGTGCGGTAGGTCTTGACCGTCTCCGGGCTCTTGCGCTGAGCACGCAGCGACAACTCCCAGGAGTCCACGAGGGCGTGGAGATCGGGGGCACGGCGTTTCACCATGCCCCCGACTCTACTCTGATATCTGCACTAGAAGCGCTGTGCTCTGCTAGAGTCACAGCATCCAACTACAGAAATCGTTGGAATCCTGCGGATAATCGCAGATTCGGACGGCGAGCCTCAGTCCAGGTAGTCGCGCAACACCTGTGACCGGCTCGGGTGGCGCAACTTCGACATCGTCTTGGACTCAATCTGACGAATTCGTTCACGGGTCACCCCGTAGACCTTGCCAATCTCGTCCAGCGTCTTGGGCTGACCATCCGTGAGGCCGAATCGCATCGACACCACACCAGCCTCCCGCTCGGAGAGTGTGTCCAGCACCGAGTGCAACTGTTCCTGGAGCAGGGTGAAACTCACCGCGTCCGCCGGCACAACGGCCTCGGAGTCCTCGATCAGGTCACCGAATTCGGAGTCGCCGTCTTCTCCCAGTGGAGTGTGCAGGGAGATCGGCTCTCGTCCGTACTTCTGGACCTCAACCACCTTCTCAGGCGTCATGTCGAGTTCCTTGGCGAGTTCCTCCGGGGTGGGTTCACGCCCCAGGTCCTGCAGCATCTGCCGCTGTACCCGCGCAAGCTTGTTGATGACCTCGACCATGTGCACTGGGATGCGGATCGTGCGAGCCTGGTCCGCCATCGCGCGAGTGATCGCCTGCCGGATCCACCACGTCGCATAGGTGGAGAATTTGTACCCCTTGGTGTAGTCGAACTTCTCCACAGCGCGGATCAGTCCGAGGTTCCCCTCCTGAATCAGGTCGAGGAACAACATGCCACGCCCGGTGTAGCGCTTGGCCAGTGACACCACCAGCCGCAGGTTGGCCTCCAGCAGATGATTCTTGGCCCGGCGCCCATCCTGGGCGATCCACTGCATCTCGCGCCGCAGCTTCGGCGCCATCGACTGGGACTCGCTGCCGAGCTTTTCCTCGGCGAACAGACCTGCCTCGATCCGTTTCGCGAGTTCGACTTCCTGCTCGGCGTTCAGCAGTGCGACCTTGCCGATCTGCTTCAGGTAGTCCTTGACCGGATCAGCAGTCGCACCGGCGGTCACCACCTGCTGCGCAGGAGCGTCGTCATCATCGGAGTCGGAGTAGACGAATCCGCCCGCTTCCTCAGTCTCCGCGTTTGCTGCCGCAGCCTCAGCGGTGGCAGCAGCGTTCTCCTCGGTGGCCGGCGCCTCGGTTTGAATGCCATCAGTATCGGCCTCGACCGGCTGCGGCCCGGAGGATTTCGCGCCAGCAGCCGGTCGCTTCGCCGCGGCCTTCTTGCTCGATGCCTTGGTGGCGGGCTTCTTCGCCGACGCCTTCTTACCGGTCCCGCTGGAGCCGCTCGTCGCCTTCCCGCGCGAGCCCGAGGAGGCATTGGCCGAGGCCGCCTCATCCCGGCCATCACCGGCTGAAGCACCTGGCTCGTCCACCGTGGCGG includes these proteins:
- a CDS encoding tyrosine-type recombinase/integrase, producing MVKRRAPDLHALVDSWELSLRAQRKSPETVKTYRTGVEQYLDFCREHDRPLIIDKSNVNAFTAHLLDAGREATTVRSRQLGVRRFSEWLADEDEIPTDPLTGIKSPKLDDKVVHPLTDDQLRDLLKACAGRELRERRDTALIRFMVETGTRAGEIVGLLVSDVDLKAGVAVVRRGKGGKGRSVPFGPQTGQAIDRYMRVRREHRLAGTDALWLGDRGKGFSYDGLYRSLTYRARLAGLEGFHPHQLRHTAAHRWLAAGGSEGGLMAVAGWTRPDMLQRYTKARAAERAAAEARDLNLGDL
- a CDS encoding RNA polymerase sigma factor → MPSPRSSVVLPREFEHAALQKAFRTGLERGSLSATEFREACEQADVKPRRLKEVLGAMQNAKIVVTDVPARAVANAASRRQTTATVDEPGASAGDGRDEAASANASSGSRGKATSGSSGTGKKASAKKPATKASSKKAAAKRPAAGAKSSGPQPVEADTDGIQTEAPATEENAAATAEAAAANAETEEAGGFVYSDSDDDDAPAQQVVTAGATADPVKDYLKQIGKVALLNAEQEVELAKRIEAGLFAEEKLGSESQSMAPKLRREMQWIAQDGRRAKNHLLEANLRLVVSLAKRYTGRGMLFLDLIQEGNLGLIRAVEKFDYTKGYKFSTYATWWIRQAITRAMADQARTIRIPVHMVEVINKLARVQRQMLQDLGREPTPEELAKELDMTPEKVVEVQKYGREPISLHTPLGEDGDSEFGDLIEDSEAVVPADAVSFTLLQEQLHSVLDTLSEREAGVVSMRFGLTDGQPKTLDEIGKVYGVTRERIRQIESKTMSKLRHPSRSQVLRDYLD